A stretch of Campylobacter showae DNA encodes these proteins:
- the rpmI gene encoding 50S ribosomal protein L35: protein MPKMKTVRGAAKRFKVGKNKIKRGSAFRSHILTKKSRNRKRDLRSPQYVDSTNVASVKAMLGI from the coding sequence ATGCCTAAGATGAAGACAGTTCGCGGCGCTGCTAAACGTTTTAAAGTGGGCAAAAACAAGATCAAAAGAGGCTCTGCTTTTAGAAGCCACATTTTGACTAAAAAATCTCGCAACCGCAAGAGAGATTTGCGCTCGCCTCAATACGTAGACAGCACAAACGTCGCAAGCGTCAAAGCGATGCTCGGAATTTAA
- the coaE gene encoding dephospho-CoA kinase (Dephospho-CoA kinase (CoaE) performs the final step in coenzyme A biosynthesis.) yields the protein MKFKHAVVITGSIGSGKSAVCELLRDRGFEIIDADQISHRVLDRCAAQVAEIFGAQYVVQKDAQARNLSSHVEFDASGDEENLTNSCASVDRKKLGELVFKSPAELAKLEALLHPKITAEILSQAQALEAKGRLYFVDIPLFFEGKRYEFFDKVAVVYAPKDTLIARVMKRNGLDHAAAKHRVELQTDIEQKCAMADFVIDNSGDLQNLRDETGSFLEKISLNLHI from the coding sequence TTGAAATTTAAACACGCCGTTGTCATTACAGGCAGTATCGGTAGCGGTAAGAGCGCGGTTTGCGAGCTGCTTCGTGATCGCGGATTTGAGATCATCGATGCCGATCAAATTTCGCATCGCGTTTTAGATCGCTGCGCCGCACAGGTGGCTGAAATTTTCGGCGCGCAATATGTCGTGCAAAAAGACGCGCAGGCTAGAAATTTGAGTTCACATGTGGAATTTGACGCTAGCGGCGATGAGGAAAATTTGACCAATTCGTGCGCCTCGGTAGATCGCAAAAAGCTAGGAGAGCTGGTGTTTAAAAGCCCCGCAGAGCTTGCAAAGCTCGAAGCGTTGCTGCATCCAAAGATAACGGCTGAAATTTTATCGCAGGCGCAGGCTTTGGAGGCGAAAGGAAGGCTTTATTTCGTTGATATTCCGCTGTTTTTTGAGGGCAAGAGATATGAGTTTTTTGACAAAGTGGCGGTCGTTTATGCGCCTAAAGATACGCTAATCGCACGCGTGATGAAGCGAAATGGGCTCGATCATGCCGCTGCAAAACACCGCGTGGAGCTGCAAACGGATATCGAGCAAAAGTGCGCTATGGCGGATTTTGTTATAGATAATAGCGGTGATTTGCAAAATTTAAGAGATGAAACCGGGTCTTTTTTGGAAAAAATCAGCTTAAATTTGCATATATAA
- the rplT gene encoding 50S ribosomal protein L20 yields the protein MARVKTGVVRRRRHKKVLKLARGFFSARHKHFRKAKEQLERSLVYAYRDRRRKKRDFRRLWIVRINAACRLNDISYSRFIAGLKKANIELDRKILADLAMNDAKAFSELASKAKAAL from the coding sequence ATGGCAAGAGTAAAAACAGGCGTAGTTAGAAGAAGACGCCATAAAAAAGTTTTAAAACTAGCTAGAGGTTTTTTCAGCGCTAGACACAAACACTTTAGAAAAGCTAAAGAGCAATTAGAAAGAAGTTTGGTCTATGCTTACCGCGACAGACGCCGCAAGAAACGCGACTTCCGCCGCTTGTGGATAGTGCGCATCAACGCTGCGTGCCGCCTAAACGACATTAGCTATTCGCGCTTTATCGCGGGACTTAAAAAAGCAAATATCGAGCTTGATAGAAAAATCTTAGCCGATCTAGCTATGAATGACGCAAAAGCTTTCAGCGAGCTAGCTTCAAAAGCAAAGGCTGCTTTATAA
- a CDS encoding C69 family dipeptidase: MKIKFLASAAVISAMFCANALACTTILVGEGASDDGSMLIARSADSKAIKAQVFLIHPKKTNQKGVHSSKAHDGANDFTYPLPKEGMRYTTIANSHTKLHGAVGYNDAGVGISGTETIYAKDELLKIDPYNEATGITEDDIPDVLLPRMKSAAEGVKLLGEIVETTGAGEGFGVVFVDKNELWYFETGTGHHWMAVKLPKDEYFVSANQGRLQNYKENDPNFMGSKNLIKFAQDNGAYDPAKDGEFQFTKAYTRDDERDMTYNYPRVCWVQQMFNPELKDKQTLDGGNYPVFLKPAKKLSVQDLKTALRSHYDGTAYDNYASKDENQKNIYRAVSVFRTYESHVMQVRPWLPQEIGRVTYVALGMSDLGVYLPYYYGLDKFIDGYDKGSYKADDESIYWTYRKLQTLVMMDYDKYSPVVKKAYKEFEDALAVKQAKFEDEYVKLYKKDKAKANKLLNEFSTNMMKDAKALTQNLTNEIFTMLTDDTDAKLKSLNKGKKD; this comes from the coding sequence ATGAAGATAAAGTTTCTCGCCTCTGCGGCGGTAATAAGCGCGATGTTTTGCGCAAACGCGCTAGCTTGCACGACTATTTTGGTTGGAGAGGGGGCCTCAGACGACGGCTCTATGCTGATAGCTAGGAGTGCCGATAGCAAGGCGATAAAGGCGCAGGTGTTTTTGATACATCCGAAAAAAACCAATCAAAAAGGCGTCCACAGCTCAAAGGCGCATGACGGGGCAAATGATTTTACCTATCCGCTGCCAAAAGAGGGCATGAGATACACGACGATAGCAAACTCCCACACCAAGCTTCACGGCGCGGTCGGCTACAATGACGCTGGCGTGGGCATCAGCGGCACCGAGACCATCTACGCTAAAGACGAACTGCTAAAAATCGATCCGTATAACGAAGCGACAGGCATCACGGAGGATGATATCCCCGACGTCTTGCTGCCTAGGATGAAAAGCGCAGCCGAGGGCGTGAAGCTACTCGGCGAGATCGTAGAAACTACGGGCGCGGGAGAGGGTTTTGGCGTAGTGTTTGTGGATAAAAACGAGCTTTGGTACTTTGAAACGGGCACCGGTCATCACTGGATGGCGGTTAAGCTACCAAAAGACGAGTACTTCGTCTCCGCAAACCAGGGCAGACTGCAAAACTATAAAGAAAACGATCCGAATTTCATGGGATCGAAAAATTTAATCAAATTTGCCCAAGATAACGGCGCCTACGATCCGGCAAAAGACGGCGAATTTCAGTTTACCAAGGCCTACACCAGAGACGATGAGAGAGATATGACCTACAACTATCCGCGCGTTTGCTGGGTGCAGCAGATGTTTAATCCCGAGCTAAAAGATAAGCAGACCCTTGATGGCGGCAACTATCCGGTATTTTTAAAACCGGCTAAAAAGCTAAGCGTACAGGATCTAAAAACCGCTCTTAGATCCCACTACGACGGCACTGCGTACGATAACTACGCGAGCAAAGACGAAAATCAAAAAAATATTTACCGCGCCGTGAGCGTCTTTAGAACCTACGAGTCGCACGTGATGCAGGTGCGCCCGTGGCTACCGCAAGAGATCGGCAGAGTGACATACGTGGCGCTTGGCATGTCTGATCTTGGCGTTTATTTGCCGTATTACTACGGGCTCGACAAATTTATCGACGGCTACGACAAAGGCTCGTATAAGGCCGACGACGAGTCGATCTACTGGACGTATAGAAAGCTACAAACTCTCGTGATGATGGATTACGATAAGTATTCGCCGGTCGTAAAAAAGGCATACAAGGAGTTTGAGGACGCGCTCGCGGTCAAACAGGCCAAATTTGAAGACGAATACGTCAAACTCTACAAAAAAGACAAAGCCAAAGCAAACAAGCTGCTAAACGAATTTTCGACAAATATGATGAAGGATGCCAAGGCTCTAACGCAAAATTTGACGAACGAAATCTTTACGATGCTAACTGATGACACCGACGCCAAGCTAAAATCGCTAAACAAAGGCAAAAAAGACTAG